A region from the Coffea eugenioides isolate CCC68of chromosome 9, Ceug_1.0, whole genome shotgun sequence genome encodes:
- the LOC113782203 gene encoding dnaJ homolog subfamily B member 1-like, with protein MWKLCSKGFDKGNYQRKPSPSVWCPLRFTLDELYNGVEKRIKFTGEHMKLLPDPCAISPNAELETLVVNIPPGAKNGLRVVYPSRVILDDRKFPGDVIVDVIEEPHAEFHRQGKDLWAIRKIPLTEYVTKEALTIETLDKRLLTIPKTEPGCVMEIPNEGMPCWHGFGKTGSLFVSFEVIYPKNLSLTREEKDELKKLLAKEENDV; from the exons ATGTGGAAATTATGCTCGAAAGGTTTTGACAAGGGCAACTATCAAAGGAAACCATCGCCTTCGGTTTGGTGTCCATTGAGGTTTACTCTCGACGAGCTCTACAATGGAGTGGAAAAGAGAATCAAGTTTACCGGAGAACACATGAAACTCCTCCCTGATCCTTG CGCGATATCACCCAATGCCGAACTGGAGACACTTGTGGTGAACATCCCACCGGGTGCTAAGAATGGCCTGAGAGTTGTATACCCAAGCAGGGTCATTCTAGACGACAGAAAGTTCCCCGGAGATGTGATCGTTGACGTGATAGAAGAGCCTCATGCTGAATTCCACAGGCAGGGCAAAGATTTGTGGGCTATAAGGAAAATTCCGTTGACGGAATACGTTACCAAAGAAGCCCTTACAATCGAAACATTGGACAAGCGTCTTCTAACTATTCCAAAGACAGAACCCGGGTGTGTTATGGAGATTCCCAACGAAGGCATGCCTTGTTGGCACGGTTTTGGCAAGACAGGCTCCTTATTTGTCAGCTTTGAAGTTATCTACCCAAAGAATTTAAGTTTGACAAGGGAAGAaaaagatgaactcaaaaagttGCTGGCTAAGGAGGAGAATGATGTGTGA